Proteins from a single region of Syngnathus scovelli strain Florida chromosome 7, RoL_Ssco_1.2, whole genome shotgun sequence:
- the elna gene encoding elastin isoform X11 codes for MANGKVRLLLRGLFLVAAIQPTLQGGVYVPPGAGIGTGPGTGFFPGSTGGVPAGYKPAKAAGGYGGGGQGGVPGGLVPGGVGQTGFGIGGLGAGQGGKGPKPGYGNLGTGVLGGGGYGVGGLGGGGYGGYGGVPGGIFPGAGQKAGKRGAGGHLLPFGGAGTGTGTLPAGGPVIPQTGLPGGTGAGSGKKASKVPGVDVPGLYQGGFVPVNGFGNRGVLPGVATGNGLNQKSLGAGGQGGAGAGYGGQMQPGVFHGYPLKSPKTQGGQGAKPGGGKLPFGYGGFGNQGAGLPGGKSGPGSKPGFPIGTGVGTGGISAAQAKSAKYGLGGAGGFGAVAGGAGGFGPGAGGLGGGTGGRYPGQIPGAGYGPGSKAAKYGGVPGGVPGGLPGGVAGGVPGGVPGGVPGGVPGGGYLPSAKAAKYGGVPGGVPGGLPGGVPGGVPGGVPGGVPGGVPGGVPGGVPGGGGYLPSAKAAKYGGVPGGLPGGLPGGVPGGVPGGVPGGVPGYGGYQPGAKAAKYGGVPGGVPGGVPGGVPGGVPGGVPGGVPGGVPGGGGYLPSAKAAKYGGVPGGVPGGLPGGVPGGVPGGVPGGVPGGGVPGGVPGGVPGGLPGGGGYVPGAKAAKYGGVPGGGAGRLSGGVPFGVPANVPGFGGYQPAAKANNYGGVAGGVPSGVPGGVPGGVPGSVPGGVPGFGGYQPGAKAAKYGGVPGGVPGGIPGGIPGGIPGGLPGGIPGGIPGGVPGGVPGGGYSPSAKAAKYGGVPGGVPGGVPGGVPGGVPGGVPGGVPGGVPGGVPGGVPGGGYSPSAKAAKYGGVPGGVPGGVPGGVPGGVPGAVPGWAPFAVPGGGQRYPGSGPYSPAAKAAKYGGAGAGFGTGGLGGAGAGFGTGGLGGAGAGFGTGGLGGAGAGFGTGGRGGAGAGFGTGGLGGAGAGFGTGGLGGAGVGGRPSLVPGGVGQYSPASKAAKYGGAAAGLGGTGLGGPHGGIGGVPGLVPGVGGGPYSAAAKAAKYGGLGAGIGTGGLGGTGTGIGGVPGLVPGGGTGGQYAAAAAKAAKYGGAGAGLGTAGVVGTGIGGVPGLVPGGVGNGQYNAAAAAAAKAAKYGGAGAGLGAGGLGGTGGQLPGFVPGGGQYSPAAKAAKYGGAGAGLGTGGPGGAGGQVPGFVPGGVGGGPYSAAAKAAKYGGAGAHLGTGGLERRGGQVPGFLPGGFGGGQYSAAAKAAKYGGAGAGLGTGGLGGSGGLGGTGVGGGPGLVPGGGQYPAAAGAAKAAKYGGAGAGLGTGGLGGTGVGVPGLLPGGAESGQYSGAAAKAAKYGISTGGGAGVGAGLAGAGVGAGTVGGAVPGAGLALPGATPHTAVSGLPDGSAVAVPSGTGATVAGKPPKNIGPSGSPFPGPTPSASNGKATELPQPNVGVGTGSKAPKPIPQGTGTGVGPGGVGYPYGVPYGVGTGTGAAVLPGAKPLKPPVVGGAGGGAGIPLAAGGYQGGLPYPSAGGLGGAGGGAKAPKPGYGNLGGGGGGGGYQPQQGGYVPAPLTPQQAKAAKYIGNPLQGFLGGAGGGGGGGAYRGGAVAACQGKYCGRRK; via the exons ATGGCTAACGGAAAGGTTCGGCTGCTCCTCCGTGGACTCTTCCTCGTAGCGGCGATTCAGCCCACTCTGCAAGGAG GCGTGTATGTACCACCTGGTGCGGGCATAGGCACTGGACCAGGAACTGGATTCTTTCCAG GGTCTACGGGAGGAGTGCCCGCCGGCTATAAACCAGCTAAAGCAGCAG GTGGTTATGGAGGTGGCGGGCAAGGCGGCGTCCCGGGAGGTCTGGTGCCAGGAGGTGTTGGCCAGACTGGATTTGGTATTGGAGGACTTGGAGCAG GACAAGGTGGAAAAGGACCTAAACCAG GTTATGGAAATCTAGGAACCGGAGTTCTCGGAGGTGGCGGCTATGGAGTTGGAGGCCTCGGCGGTG GTGGTTATGGGGGATATGGAGGAGTCCCTGGTGGAATCTTCCCAGGAGCTGGACAGAAGGCTGGTAAAAGAG GTGCTGGAGGCCATCTGCTACCATTTGGAG GAGCCGGAACTGGAACTGGAACTCTTCCTGCTGGAG GCCCCGTGATCCCCCAGACAGGTTTGCCAGGAGGGACTGGTGCTGGATCAGGAAAGAAAGCTTCCAAAGTACCAG GTGTGGATGTACCAGGGCTTTATCAAGGTGGATTCGTACCAGTAAATG GATTTGGAAACCGCGGAGTTCTTCCAGGAGTTGCCACTGGCAATGGCCTCAATCAAAAATCCC TTGGAGCAGGGGGACAGGGTGGAGCAGGAGCAG GCTATGGTGGGCAAATGCAGCCCGGAGTGTTCCATGGATACCCTCTGAAATCACCCAAAACTCAAG GTGGCCAGGGAGCAAAACCTGGAGGCGGAAAACTTCCCTTTG GTTACGGCGGTTTTGGTAATCAAGGAGCTGGACTTCCGGGAGGTAAAAGTGGCCCCGGCTCAAAGCCTGGATTTCCTATTGGGACTG GAGTTGGCACTGGTGGCATCTCAGCTGCACAGGCCAAATCTGCCAAATATG GTTTGGGTGGTGCTGGTGGTTTTGGTGCTGTTGCTGGTGGTGCTGGTGGATTTGGTCCTGGTGCAGGTGGTTTGGGTGGTGGCACAGGTGGACGATATCCAGGGCAGATTCCAGGAG CAGGCTATGGACCTGGGTCCAAAGCTGCTAAATATG GTGGTGTGCCAGGTGGTGTTCCTGGTGGCCTTCCAGGTGGTGTTGCGGGTGGTGTTCCTGGTGGCGTTCCAGGTGGTGTTCCTGGTGGTGTTCCAGGTGGTGGATATTTACCATCAGCCAAAGCAGCGAAATATG GTGGTGTACCAGGGGGTGTACCAGGTGGTTTACCAGGTGGTGTACCAGGgggtgtaccaggaggtgtaccaggaggtgtcCCCGGAGGTGTACCAGGGGGCGTACCAGgaggtgtaccaggaggtggTGGATATCTTCCGTCAGCAAAAGCAGCTAAATACG GTGGTGTCCCAGGAGGTCTACCAGGTGGTCTACCAGGGGGTGTGCCAGGTGGTGTGCCCGGTGGAGTGCCCGGTGGTGTACCAGGATATGGTGGATATCAGCCAGGAGCCAAAGCAGCTAAATATG GGGGCGTACCAGGGGGTGTACCAGGGGGCGTACCAGGGGGCGTACCAGGGGGCGTACCAGGTGGCGTACCAGGGGGTGTACCAGGGGGTGTACCTGGAGGTGGTGGATATCTCCCGTCAGCCAAAGCAGCTAAATATG GTGGTGTCCCAGGAGGTGTGCCAGGGGGTTTACCAGGTGGCGTACCAGGTGGTGTACCAG GTGGTGTACCAGGCGGTGTACCTGGTGGTGGTGTTCCTGGTGGTGTACCGGGTGGCGTTCCAGGTGGCTTACCTGGAGGTGGCGGATATGTACCAGGAGCCAAAGCAGCTAAATACG GTGGTGTTCCAGGTGGTGGAGCAGGGCGTTTGTCAGGTGGGGTACCATTCGGTGTACCTGCTAATGTACCAGGATTTGGTGGATATCAACCAGCAGCCAAAGCAAATAATTATG GAGGTGTAGCAGGTGGAGTACCAAGTGGTGTTCCTGGTGGTGTACCCGGTGGCGTACCAGGCAGTGTGCCCGGTGGTGTACCAGGATTTGGCGGATATCAGCCAGGAGCCAAAGCAGCTAAATATG GTGGCGTCCCTGGTGGAGTACCTGGTGGTATCCCTGGTGGCATACCTGGAGGCATCCCTGGTGGTCTACCTGGTGGCATCCCTGGAGGCATACCTGGTGGTGTACCTGGTGGTGTTCCAGGAGGTGGATATTCACCATCAGCCAAAGCAGCTAAATATG GGGGTGTACCTGGCGGTGTACCTGGTGGTGTACCTGGCGGTGTACCTGGCGGTGTACCTGGTGGTGTACCTGGTGGTGTACCTGGTGGCGTACCTGGTGGTGTTCCAGGTGGTGTACCAGGGGGTGGATATTCACCATCAGCCAAAGCAGCAAAATATG GtggtgtaccaggaggtgtacCAGGAGGAGTGCCAGGTGGTGTGCCAGGTGGTGTGCCAGGTGCTGTGCCAGGTTGGGCACCATTTGCAGTACCAGGAGGAGGTCAGAGATATCCAGGCTCTGGTCCATACTCACCAGCAGCCAAAGCAGCAAAATATG gaggagcaggagcaggatttGGAACAGGAGGACTgggaggagcaggagcaggatttGGAACAGGAGGACTgggaggagcaggagcaggatttGGAACAGGAGGACTgggaggagcaggagcagggttTGGAACAGGAGGACGgggaggagcaggagcagggttTGGAACAGGAGGACTgggaggagcaggagcagggttTGGAACAGGAGGACTGGGAGGAGCAGGAGTAGGGGGAAGACCTAGTTTGGTACCAGGAGGAGTTGGACAGTACTCTCCTGCTTCAAAAGCTGCCAAATATG GAGGAGCTGCAGCAGGGTTAGGAGGTACAGGATTGGGAGGACCACATGGAGGAATAGGGGGAGTACCAGGTTTAGTCCCAGGAGTAGGGGGTGGACCATACTCTGCTGCTGCAAAAGCTGCTAAATATG GAGGACTGGGGGCAGGGATAGGAACTGGAGGACTGGGAGGAACAGGAACAGGGATAGGCGGAGTACCTGGTTTAGTTCCAGGAGGAGGAACAGGTGGACAATACGCTGCTGCTGCGGCAAAGGCTGCCAAATACG GTGGAGCAGGAGCAGGGTTAGGAACAGCCGGAGTCGTAGGAACGGGAATAGGAGGAGTGCCCGGTCTGGTACCAGGAGGAGTTGGAAATGGACAATAcaatgctgctgccgctgctgctgcaaagGCTGCCAAATATG gaggagcaggagcagggttGGGAGCAGGAGGCCTCGGAGGAACAGGTGGACAATTACCTGGTTTTGTTCCTGGAGGTGGACAGTACTCTCCTGCTGCAAAAGCTGCCAAATATG GTGGAGCAGGAGCAGGGTTAGGAACCGGGGGACCGGGTGGTGCAGGTGGGCAAGTACCTGGTTTTGTTCCAGGAGGAGTTGGGGGTGGACCATACTCTGCTGCTGCAAAAGCTGCCAAATATG GAGGAGCAGGCGCTCACTTAGGAACTGGTGGACTGGAACGTAGAGGTGGGCAAGTACCTGGTTTTCTTCCCGGAGGATTTGGAGGTGGCCAATACTCTGCTGCTGCAAAAGCTGCTAAATACG GGGGAGCAGGAGCTGGGTTAGGAACAGGAGGCCTGGGGGGATCAGGAGGACTGGGAGGAACAGGAGTAGGAGGAGGGCCTGGTTTGGTACCAGGAGGAGGACAATACCCCGCCGCTGCTGGTGCTGCAAAAGCTGCCAAATATG GAGGAGCAGGGGCCGGATTAGGAACAGGAGGACTGGGAGGGACGGGAGTAGGAGTGCCTGGTTTATTACCCGGAGGAGCTGAAAGTGGACAATATTCTGGTGCTGCTGCAAAAGCTGCTAAATATG GAATCTcaacaggaggtggagcagggGTTGGCGCAGGATTAGCAGGAGCAGGAGTTGGAGCAGGAACAGTTGGAG GGGCTGTTCCTGGAGCGGGTCTTGCCTTGCCAGGAGCGACCCCACACACTGCAGTTAGCGGCCTCCCTGATGGTTCTGCCGTTGCTGTGCCGAGTGGCACCGGTGCTACCGTTGCTGGAAAGCCAC CAAAGAATATAGGCCCTTCTGGATCTCCTTTTCCAG GCCCCACCCCTAGTGCCTCAAATGGGAAGGCCACAGAGCTCCCACAGCCCA ATGTTGGTGTCGGCACAGGAAGCAAGGCACCGAAACCCATTCCACAAG GCACTGGAACAGGTGTTGGTCCAGGTGGAGTAGGTTACCCTTATGGAG TTCCTTATGGAGTTGGAACTGGAACAGGGGCTGCAGTGTTGCCTGGTGCAAAGCCCTTGAAACCTCCCG TTGTGGGGGGAGCAGGAGGTGGTGCAGGAATCCCTCTGGCAGCAGGAGGATACCAAG
- the elna gene encoding elastin isoform X6: MANGKVRLLLRGLFLVAAIQPTLQGGVYVPPGAGIGTGPGTGFFPGSTGGVPAGYKPAKAAGGYGGGGQGGVPGGLVPGGVGQTGFGIGGLGAGQGGKGPKPGYGNLGTGVLGGGGYGVGGLGGGGYGGYGGVPGGIFPGAGQKAGKRGAGGHLLPFGGAGTGTGTLPAGGPVIPQTGLPGGTGAGSGKKASKVPGVDVPGLYQGGFVPVNGFGNRGVLPGVATGNGLNQKSLGAGGQGGAGAGYGGQMQPGVFHGYPLKSPKTQGGQGAKPGGGKLPFGYGGFGNQGAGLPGGKSGPGSKPGFPIGTGVGTGGISAAQAKSAKYGLGGAGGFGAVAGGAGGFGPGAGGLGGGTGGRYPGQIPGAGYGPGSKAAKYGGVPGGVPGGLPGGVAGGVPGGVPGGVPGGVPGGGYLPSAKAAKYGGVPGGVPGGLPGGVPGGVPGGVPGGVPGGVPGGVPGGVPGGGGYLPSAKAAKYGGVPGGLPGGLPGGVPGGVPGGVPGGVPGYGGYQPGAKAAKYGGVPGGVPGGVPGGVPGGVPGGVPGGVPGGVPGGGGYLPSAKAAKYGGVPGGVPGGLPGGVPGGVPGGVPGGVPGGIPWGVPWGVPGGSRYLPSAKAAKYGGVPGGVPGGGVPGGVPGGVPGGLPGGGGYVPGAKAAKYAGGVPGGGAGRLSGGVPFGVPANVPGFGGYQPAAKANNYGGVAGGVPSGVPGGVPGGVPGSVPGGVPGFGGYQPGAKAAKYGGVPGGVPGGIPGGIPGGIPGGLPGGIPGGIPGGVPGGVPGGGYSPSAKAAKYGGVPGGVPGGVPGGVPGGVPGGVPGGVPGGVPGGVPGGVPGGGYSPSAKAAKYGGVPGGVPGGVPGGVPGGVPGAVPGWAPFAVPGGGQRYPGSGPYSPAAKAAKYGGAGAGFGTGGLGGAGAGFGTGGLGGAGAGFGTGGLGGAGAGFGTGGRGGAGAGFGTGGLGGAGAGFGTGGLGGAGVGGRPSLVPGGVGQYSPASKAAKYGGAAAGLGGTGLGGPHGGIGGVPGLVPGVGGGPYSAAAKAAKYGGLGAGIGTGGLGGTGTGIGGVPGLVPGGGTGGQYAAAAAKAAKYGGAGAGLGTAGVVGTGIGGVPGLVPGGVGNGQYNAAAAAAAKAAKYGGAGAGLGAGGLGGTGGQLPGFVPGGGQYSPAAKAAKYGGAGAGLGTGGPGGAGGQVPGFVPGGVGGGPYSAAAKAAKYGGAGAHLGTGGLERRGGQVPGFLPGGFGGGQYSAAAKAAKYGGAGAGLGTGGLGGSGGLGGTGVGGGPGLVPGGGQYPAAAGAAKAAKYGGAGAGLGTGGLGGTGVGVPGLLPGGAESGQYSGAAAKAAKYGISTGGGAGVGAGLAGAGVGAGTVGGAVPGAGLALPGATPHTAVSGLPDGSAVAVPSGTGATVAGKPPKNIGPSGSPFPDVGVGTGSKAPKPIPQGTGTGVGPGGVGYPYGVPYGVGTGTGAAVLPGAKPLKPPVVGGAGGGAGIPLAAGGYQGGLPYPSAGGLGGAGGGAKAPKPGYGNLGGGGGGGGYQPQQGGYVPAPLTPQQAKAAKYIGNPLQGFLGGAGGGGGGGAYRGGAVAACQGKYCGRRK, encoded by the exons ATGGCTAACGGAAAGGTTCGGCTGCTCCTCCGTGGACTCTTCCTCGTAGCGGCGATTCAGCCCACTCTGCAAGGAG GCGTGTATGTACCACCTGGTGCGGGCATAGGCACTGGACCAGGAACTGGATTCTTTCCAG GGTCTACGGGAGGAGTGCCCGCCGGCTATAAACCAGCTAAAGCAGCAG GTGGTTATGGAGGTGGCGGGCAAGGCGGCGTCCCGGGAGGTCTGGTGCCAGGAGGTGTTGGCCAGACTGGATTTGGTATTGGAGGACTTGGAGCAG GACAAGGTGGAAAAGGACCTAAACCAG GTTATGGAAATCTAGGAACCGGAGTTCTCGGAGGTGGCGGCTATGGAGTTGGAGGCCTCGGCGGTG GTGGTTATGGGGGATATGGAGGAGTCCCTGGTGGAATCTTCCCAGGAGCTGGACAGAAGGCTGGTAAAAGAG GTGCTGGAGGCCATCTGCTACCATTTGGAG GAGCCGGAACTGGAACTGGAACTCTTCCTGCTGGAG GCCCCGTGATCCCCCAGACAGGTTTGCCAGGAGGGACTGGTGCTGGATCAGGAAAGAAAGCTTCCAAAGTACCAG GTGTGGATGTACCAGGGCTTTATCAAGGTGGATTCGTACCAGTAAATG GATTTGGAAACCGCGGAGTTCTTCCAGGAGTTGCCACTGGCAATGGCCTCAATCAAAAATCCC TTGGAGCAGGGGGACAGGGTGGAGCAGGAGCAG GCTATGGTGGGCAAATGCAGCCCGGAGTGTTCCATGGATACCCTCTGAAATCACCCAAAACTCAAG GTGGCCAGGGAGCAAAACCTGGAGGCGGAAAACTTCCCTTTG GTTACGGCGGTTTTGGTAATCAAGGAGCTGGACTTCCGGGAGGTAAAAGTGGCCCCGGCTCAAAGCCTGGATTTCCTATTGGGACTG GAGTTGGCACTGGTGGCATCTCAGCTGCACAGGCCAAATCTGCCAAATATG GTTTGGGTGGTGCTGGTGGTTTTGGTGCTGTTGCTGGTGGTGCTGGTGGATTTGGTCCTGGTGCAGGTGGTTTGGGTGGTGGCACAGGTGGACGATATCCAGGGCAGATTCCAGGAG CAGGCTATGGACCTGGGTCCAAAGCTGCTAAATATG GTGGTGTGCCAGGTGGTGTTCCTGGTGGCCTTCCAGGTGGTGTTGCGGGTGGTGTTCCTGGTGGCGTTCCAGGTGGTGTTCCTGGTGGTGTTCCAGGTGGTGGATATTTACCATCAGCCAAAGCAGCGAAATATG GTGGTGTACCAGGGGGTGTACCAGGTGGTTTACCAGGTGGTGTACCAGGgggtgtaccaggaggtgtaccaggaggtgtcCCCGGAGGTGTACCAGGGGGCGTACCAGgaggtgtaccaggaggtggTGGATATCTTCCGTCAGCAAAAGCAGCTAAATACG GTGGTGTCCCAGGAGGTCTACCAGGTGGTCTACCAGGGGGTGTGCCAGGTGGTGTGCCCGGTGGAGTGCCCGGTGGTGTACCAGGATATGGTGGATATCAGCCAGGAGCCAAAGCAGCTAAATATG GGGGCGTACCAGGGGGTGTACCAGGGGGCGTACCAGGGGGCGTACCAGGGGGCGTACCAGGTGGCGTACCAGGGGGTGTACCAGGGGGTGTACCTGGAGGTGGTGGATATCTCCCGTCAGCCAAAGCAGCTAAATATG GTGGTGTCCCAGGAGGTGTGCCAGGGGGTTTACCAGGTGGCGTACCAGGTGGTGTACCAGGTGGTGTACCAGGTGGCGTACCAGGGGGCATACCATGGGGTGTACCATGGGGTGTACCAGGGGGTAGTAGATATCTCCCATCAGCAAAAGCAGCTAAATATG GTGGTGTACCAGGCGGTGTACCTGGTGGTGGTGTTCCTGGTGGTGTACCGGGTGGCGTTCCAGGTGGCTTACCTGGAGGTGGCGGATATGTACCAGGAGCCAAAGCAGCTAAATACG CAGGTGGTGTTCCAGGTGGTGGAGCAGGGCGTTTGTCAGGTGGGGTACCATTCGGTGTACCTGCTAATGTACCAGGATTTGGTGGATATCAACCAGCAGCCAAAGCAAATAATTATG GAGGTGTAGCAGGTGGAGTACCAAGTGGTGTTCCTGGTGGTGTACCCGGTGGCGTACCAGGCAGTGTGCCCGGTGGTGTACCAGGATTTGGCGGATATCAGCCAGGAGCCAAAGCAGCTAAATATG GTGGCGTCCCTGGTGGAGTACCTGGTGGTATCCCTGGTGGCATACCTGGAGGCATCCCTGGTGGTCTACCTGGTGGCATCCCTGGAGGCATACCTGGTGGTGTACCTGGTGGTGTTCCAGGAGGTGGATATTCACCATCAGCCAAAGCAGCTAAATATG GGGGTGTACCTGGCGGTGTACCTGGTGGTGTACCTGGCGGTGTACCTGGCGGTGTACCTGGTGGTGTACCTGGTGGTGTACCTGGTGGCGTACCTGGTGGTGTTCCAGGTGGTGTACCAGGGGGTGGATATTCACCATCAGCCAAAGCAGCAAAATATG GtggtgtaccaggaggtgtacCAGGAGGAGTGCCAGGTGGTGTGCCAGGTGGTGTGCCAGGTGCTGTGCCAGGTTGGGCACCATTTGCAGTACCAGGAGGAGGTCAGAGATATCCAGGCTCTGGTCCATACTCACCAGCAGCCAAAGCAGCAAAATATG gaggagcaggagcaggatttGGAACAGGAGGACTgggaggagcaggagcaggatttGGAACAGGAGGACTgggaggagcaggagcaggatttGGAACAGGAGGACTgggaggagcaggagcagggttTGGAACAGGAGGACGgggaggagcaggagcagggttTGGAACAGGAGGACTgggaggagcaggagcagggttTGGAACAGGAGGACTGGGAGGAGCAGGAGTAGGGGGAAGACCTAGTTTGGTACCAGGAGGAGTTGGACAGTACTCTCCTGCTTCAAAAGCTGCCAAATATG GAGGAGCTGCAGCAGGGTTAGGAGGTACAGGATTGGGAGGACCACATGGAGGAATAGGGGGAGTACCAGGTTTAGTCCCAGGAGTAGGGGGTGGACCATACTCTGCTGCTGCAAAAGCTGCTAAATATG GAGGACTGGGGGCAGGGATAGGAACTGGAGGACTGGGAGGAACAGGAACAGGGATAGGCGGAGTACCTGGTTTAGTTCCAGGAGGAGGAACAGGTGGACAATACGCTGCTGCTGCGGCAAAGGCTGCCAAATACG GTGGAGCAGGAGCAGGGTTAGGAACAGCCGGAGTCGTAGGAACGGGAATAGGAGGAGTGCCCGGTCTGGTACCAGGAGGAGTTGGAAATGGACAATAcaatgctgctgccgctgctgctgcaaagGCTGCCAAATATG gaggagcaggagcagggttGGGAGCAGGAGGCCTCGGAGGAACAGGTGGACAATTACCTGGTTTTGTTCCTGGAGGTGGACAGTACTCTCCTGCTGCAAAAGCTGCCAAATATG GTGGAGCAGGAGCAGGGTTAGGAACCGGGGGACCGGGTGGTGCAGGTGGGCAAGTACCTGGTTTTGTTCCAGGAGGAGTTGGGGGTGGACCATACTCTGCTGCTGCAAAAGCTGCCAAATATG GAGGAGCAGGCGCTCACTTAGGAACTGGTGGACTGGAACGTAGAGGTGGGCAAGTACCTGGTTTTCTTCCCGGAGGATTTGGAGGTGGCCAATACTCTGCTGCTGCAAAAGCTGCTAAATACG GGGGAGCAGGAGCTGGGTTAGGAACAGGAGGCCTGGGGGGATCAGGAGGACTGGGAGGAACAGGAGTAGGAGGAGGGCCTGGTTTGGTACCAGGAGGAGGACAATACCCCGCCGCTGCTGGTGCTGCAAAAGCTGCCAAATATG GAGGAGCAGGGGCCGGATTAGGAACAGGAGGACTGGGAGGGACGGGAGTAGGAGTGCCTGGTTTATTACCCGGAGGAGCTGAAAGTGGACAATATTCTGGTGCTGCTGCAAAAGCTGCTAAATATG GAATCTcaacaggaggtggagcagggGTTGGCGCAGGATTAGCAGGAGCAGGAGTTGGAGCAGGAACAGTTGGAG GGGCTGTTCCTGGAGCGGGTCTTGCCTTGCCAGGAGCGACCCCACACACTGCAGTTAGCGGCCTCCCTGATGGTTCTGCCGTTGCTGTGCCGAGTGGCACCGGTGCTACCGTTGCTGGAAAGCCAC CAAAGAATATAGGCCCTTCTGGATCTCCTTTTCCAG ATGTTGGTGTCGGCACAGGAAGCAAGGCACCGAAACCCATTCCACAAG GCACTGGAACAGGTGTTGGTCCAGGTGGAGTAGGTTACCCTTATGGAG TTCCTTATGGAGTTGGAACTGGAACAGGGGCTGCAGTGTTGCCTGGTGCAAAGCCCTTGAAACCTCCCG TTGTGGGGGGAGCAGGAGGTGGTGCAGGAATCCCTCTGGCAGCAGGAGGATACCAAG